Proteins encoded within one genomic window of Bradyrhizobium sp. 186:
- a CDS encoding uracil-DNA glycosylase family protein has translation MRSIRICTRSPKSSTVNDEAGRVVWRVQEPMPKASPANKLLDHRRVTPQGRLRRPRLYMVGEAPGAVEAAQGKPFVGPAGNALRKMLKESGIDPAQLRLANAITLLSSIFVHSRQAIPW, from the coding sequence ATGAGATCGATCCGCATCTGTACGAGGTCGCCGAAATCCTCGACGGTGAACGATGAGGCGGGTCGCGTTGTTTGGCGAGTGCAGGAACCGATGCCCAAGGCAAGTCCCGCGAACAAACTTCTCGATCACCGTCGTGTCACGCCTCAAGGTCGCCTCCGGCGACCGCGGCTATACATGGTTGGCGAAGCGCCAGGCGCCGTGGAAGCTGCACAAGGCAAGCCCTTCGTCGGGCCGGCCGGCAACGCATTGCGCAAGATGCTGAAGGAGAGTGGAATCGACCCTGCACAGCTCCGTTTGGCCAATGCCATTACGTTGCTTTCCTCGATATTCGTCCACAGTCGCCAGGCCATACCCTGGTGA
- a CDS encoding helix-turn-helix transcriptional regulator yields the protein MNAHASTAHTERSQPIHIGDHLREWRQRRRMSQLDLAGEAEISSRHLSFVETGRAVPSREMVLKLADRLDVPLRERNVLLVAAGYAPAFPQRPLEDPALKSARQAIDLVLKAHEPNPALAVDRHWNLVSANRMVAPLLEGIPQRLLGQPFNVLRLAFHPEALASRTVNLAEWCGHLLERLHRQCEATADPELIKLYNDLRSYPIPARSEPLSSDNVAIPFKLRHDGEILSFFSTTMVFGTPVDITLSELALETFFPADERTAERLKQMAANMG from the coding sequence ATGAACGCACATGCATCCACGGCACACACTGAGCGAAGCCAGCCGATCCATATCGGCGACCATTTGCGCGAATGGCGGCAGCGCCGCCGCATGAGCCAGCTCGATCTCGCAGGCGAGGCCGAAATCTCCTCCCGGCATTTGAGTTTCGTCGAGACCGGCCGCGCCGTGCCCTCGCGCGAGATGGTGCTGAAGCTCGCCGACCGTCTCGATGTGCCCTTGCGCGAACGCAACGTGCTGCTGGTCGCCGCCGGCTACGCACCGGCTTTCCCGCAGCGTCCGCTGGAGGATCCCGCCTTGAAGTCAGCCCGCCAGGCGATCGACCTCGTCCTCAAAGCGCACGAGCCCAATCCGGCACTCGCGGTGGACCGGCACTGGAATCTCGTTTCCGCAAACCGCATGGTGGCGCCACTGCTCGAGGGCATTCCGCAGCGGCTGCTCGGCCAGCCCTTCAACGTGCTGCGGCTCGCCTTCCATCCCGAGGCGCTGGCATCGCGCACGGTCAATCTCGCGGAGTGGTGCGGGCATCTGTTGGAGCGGCTGCATCGGCAGTGCGAGGCAACGGCCGACCCGGAGCTGATCAAGCTCTACAACGATCTGAGGAGCTATCCGATTCCGGCGCGGTCGGAACCTTTATCCAGCGACAATGTCGCGATCCCCTTCAAGCTGCGCCATGACGGGGAGATACTAAGTTTCTTCTCCACCACCATGGTGTTCGGCACGCCGGTCGATATCACCTTGTCGGAGCTGGCGCTCGAGACGTTCTTCCCGGCCGACGAGCGCACCGCCGAGCGGCTGAAGCAGATGGCCGCAAATATGGGCTAG
- a CDS encoding antibiotic biosynthesis monooxygenase family protein: MPQIQIGKQPVTQITFIEAEPEKQAEALSIMTERARFMARQPGCISISLHRSLDGRHIVNYVQWDSPDLLRAAHQSPEFRKAWNQFGKLTDEIDPHLYEVAEILDGER, translated from the coding sequence ATGCCACAGATCCAAATCGGCAAACAGCCTGTCACTCAAATCACTTTCATAGAAGCTGAACCGGAAAAGCAGGCCGAAGCGTTGTCGATCATGACCGAGCGAGCTCGGTTCATGGCACGCCAGCCGGGATGTATTTCCATCAGCCTGCATCGCAGCCTCGATGGACGCCACATTGTGAATTACGTCCAATGGGACTCTCCGGATCTTCTGCGGGCTGCGCACCAATCGCCAGAATTTCGCAAGGCCTGGAATCAGTTCGGAAAGCTGACCGATGAGATCGATCCGCATCTGTACGAGGTCGCCGAAATCCTCGACGGTGAACGATGA
- a CDS encoding DsbA family oxidoreductase, with product MSTLKPLQIDVVSDVVCPWCYIGKHRIESALALVPDVPVKLNFRPFFLNPWVPREGISREDYLIKKFGSVEAYKGIAGRVVAAASEEGLVYRPERVARQPNTTDCHRLILWAEAIGKVPEMKQRLMELYFRDGGDLTDVNVLVQAAADVGLDSEDVRRRLATDEDVARVSAGAQEAADKGISGVPTYVFAQKYAVSGAQDPNMLARAIREVSAEINAQAAE from the coding sequence ATGAGCACGCTGAAACCGCTCCAGATCGACGTCGTCTCCGACGTGGTGTGTCCCTGGTGCTATATCGGCAAGCACCGGATCGAGAGCGCGCTTGCGCTCGTGCCCGATGTGCCGGTCAAGCTCAACTTCCGTCCCTTCTTCCTCAATCCCTGGGTGCCGCGCGAGGGCATCAGCCGCGAGGATTATCTCATTAAGAAGTTTGGCTCGGTCGAGGCCTATAAGGGGATTGCGGGCCGCGTTGTCGCAGCCGCGAGCGAGGAAGGCCTCGTCTACCGGCCCGAGCGGGTCGCGCGTCAGCCGAACACGACTGACTGCCACCGGCTGATCCTGTGGGCGGAAGCGATTGGCAAGGTGCCCGAGATGAAGCAACGCCTGATGGAGCTCTATTTCCGCGACGGCGGCGATCTCACCGATGTGAACGTGCTGGTGCAGGCGGCCGCCGATGTCGGGCTTGATTCCGAGGACGTGCGGCGGCGTCTTGCCACCGACGAGGACGTCGCGCGCGTCTCGGCCGGTGCCCAGGAAGCTGCCGACAAGGGCATCTCCGGCGTGCCCACTTATGTCTTCGCACAGAAATACGCGGTCTCCGGCGCGCAGGATCCCAACATGCTCGCGCGCGCCATCCGCGAGGTCTCGGCGGAGATCAACGCGCAGGCGGCGGAGTAG
- a CDS encoding HIT domain-containing protein translates to MAQDAEGEWNRPCTAPFGQCHYVAFLDIRPQSPGHTLVIPKSHVRWVWDVPDVGAYFEVVRMIARAMQKAFCPEIHARILGEEVPHAHIYPIVSLPAIAS, encoded by the coding sequence ATTGCGCAAGATGCTGAAGGAGAGTGGAATCGACCCTGCACAGCTCCGTTTGGCCAATGCCATTACGTTGCTTTCCTCGATATTCGTCCACAGTCGCCAGGCCATACCCTGGTGATCCCCAAAAGCCACGTCCGATGGGTGTGGGATGTTCCGGATGTCGGCGCATACTTCGAAGTGGTACGAATGATCGCGCGGGCCATGCAGAAGGCATTCTGTCCGGAAATACACGCGCGCATTCTGGGTGAAGAAGTGCCGCATGCGCACATTTATCCGATCGTCAGCCTTCCGGCTATCGCCAGCTGA